Sequence from the Amycolatopsis sp. NBC_00345 genome:
AAGCTCACCACCGCTCGCATCGTGGAGGCGAGCATGGCGGTGTTCCATGAGGTCGGCTACGCGGGCCTGTCGATGCGCCAGGTGGCCGACCGGCTCGGGGTGCACGCCGGAAGCCTCTACTACCACGTCCGTGACAAGAACACCCTGCTCTGCCTGATGGCCGACCGGGTCGCCCAGCAAGCCTACGACGACGGCACCGCGGCACTGGACGCCCTGCCCGGGGAGGCGGCCTGGCCGGATCGGATCGTCGCGCAGGCCGAGGCGTTGCGACGGGCGCTCCTGCGCCATCCCGGCGGCGCGGTGCTGCTGGCGGGCAGTCCGCGCACGCTCAGCCCCGCCGCATTGGGCCTGATGGAACGGCTGCTGCACACGCTGAGCGGCGCGGGGG
This genomic interval carries:
- a CDS encoding TetR/AcrR family transcriptional regulator C-terminal domain-containing protein — its product is MKLTTARIVEASMAVFHEVGYAGLSMRQVADRLGVHAGSLYYHVRDKNTLLCLMADRVAQQAYDDGTAALDALPGEAAWPDRIVAQAEALRRALLRHPGGAVLLAGSPRTLSPAALGLMERLLHTLSGAGVPVAHRGVAADTILSHITGFVLQEQAEPGTPDVRAADVAELAERFPLTFAEAGTAAQDEKFGHAVRFLCAAIQAVIED